In the genome of Streptomyces violaceoruber, the window CGTTCCACGTTCCACAGGCAGACCGCGAGGATCACCGAGGCCGTACGGATCGACATCGAGATGATGTACCGCCGCTGCCGCCCGCGCACGTCCTCCTGGAGGCCCGTCCGGGCCCCGGTGATCCGGAACACCTCGGCGCTGCCGCCGGCACTCTGCTTCCGCATCTGCTTCCACCATCCGCCCGCATCGGACTCTCCCCGCCCCGCTCTCGTCCGCGACCGCTCGGGGACTCCGGTCCCGGACAACTCACCACGTTACGCCGCGCCTGCGCCGTTCACGAGACCGGGGCACCCCGGGTCCGGCCGTACCGCGTGCGCCTTCCGGCCGGGCGCCGGTACCCCGTTCGGCCGTACGCGGCATGCGCCGAACGCCGTACGCCCGAACACTGGTGGCATTGCTCGCGTAGAGCCGGACGAGGAGGCAGCCATGGGCTGGTTGTGGGCGATCATCGTGGGATTCGTGCTCGGCTTGATCGCCAAGGCGATCATTCCGGGCAAGCAGCACATGCCGCTGTGGCTGACCACCATCTGCGGCATGATCGGCGCGATCATCGGCAACGCGATCGCCCGCGCGGCCGGCGTCGAGGCGACGGCCGGGATCGACTGGTGGCGGCATCTGTTCCAGCTGGTGGCGGCGATCATCGTGGTCGGCCTCGGCGACGCGGCCTACGCGTCGGTACGCGGCAACAGGCGACGCGAACGGGCCTGAGCCAGCCCCGGACCCACCCCGTACGGCGAAGGGGCGTGCGCCGGCAGCCGATCACCGGCGCCGGAGCACGCCCCTTGCGGGTGCGTCCGCTCAGGCGCCGGTGATCTCCACCGCGGCCAGGTTCTTCTTGCCGCGGCGCAGCACCAGCCAGCGCCCGTGCAGCAGGTCCTCCTTGGCGGGGACGGCGTCCTCGCCGGTGACCTTGGCGTTGTTCACGTAGGCGCCGCCCTCCTTCACCGTGCGGCGCGCGGCGGACTTGCTGGCCACCAGACCCACCTCGGCGAACAGGTCGACGACCGGGGCCGGCTCGGCGACCCGGACGTGCGGCAGCTCGGAGAGGGCCGCGGCCAGCGTCGCCTCGTCCAGCTCCGCCAGCTCGCCCTGGCCGAAGAGAGCCTTGGACGCGGCGATCACGGCGGCCGTCTGCCCGGCGCCGTGCACCAGCGTCGTCAGCTCCTCGGCGAGCGCACGCTGCGCCGCCCGGGCCTGCGGACGCTCCTCGGTCTGCCGCTCCAGCTCCTCCAGCTCCGCACGGGAGCGGAAGGACAGGATGCGCATGTACGTCGAGATGTCCCGGTCGTCCACGTTCAGCCAGAACTGGTAGAACGCGTACGGCGTCGTCATCTCCGGGTCGAGCCAGACGGCGCCGCCCTCGGTCTTGCCGAACTTGGTGCCGTCCGCCTTGGTCATCAGCGGCGTCGCGTAGGCGTGCACGGACGCGTCCGGCTCCAGGCGGTGCAGCAGGTCGAGGCCGGCCGTGAGGTTGCCCCACTGGTCGCTGCCGCCCTGCTGCATCGTGCAGCCGTACCTCCGGTAGAGCTGGAGGAAGTCCATCGCCTGGAGCAGCTGGTAGCTGAACTCCGTGTAGCTGATCCCCTCGGAGGACTCCAGCCGCCGGGCGACGGAGTCCTTGGTCAGCATCTTGTTGACCCGGAAGTGCTTGCCGATGTCCCGCAGGAACTCGATCGCCGACAGGCCCTCGGTCCAGTCGAGGTTGTTGACCATCACCGCGGCGTTCTCGCCCTCGAAGGACAGGAACGGCTCGATCTGGCCGCGCAGCCGCTCGACCCAGCCCGCGACGGTCTCCGGCGAGTTCAGCGTGCGCTCCGCGGTCGGGCGCGGGTCGCCGATCTGGCCCGTCGCGCCGCCGACCAGCGCCAGCGGCCGGTGTCCGGCCTGCTGGAGCCGGCGCACGGTGAGCACCTGCACCAGGTGCCCCACGTGCAGGGACGGCGCGGTCGGGTCGAAACCGCAATAGAACGTGACGGGACCGTCCGCGAGCGCCTTGCGCAAAGCGTCCTCGTCGGTGGACTGGGCGAACAGCCCGCGCCACTTCAGCTCGTCGACGATGTCCGTCACGGTTCTCGTGTCTCCTTGAGTGGTCTCGCGAAATCAGGTACGAGGTTATACGCCCTGGCTGACAGAGCTCATATTGAAATCGGGCACCCGCAGCGCCGGCATCGCGGTCCTGGTGAACCAGTCACCCCACTCCCTGGGCAGCGTCTTCTCCGTCCGCCCCGCCTCCGAGGCCCGCCCCAGCAGGCCCACGGGTGACTCGTTGAACCGGAAGTTGTTCACCTCGCCGACGACCTCGCCGTGCTCGACGAGGTAGACGCCGTCCCGGGTCAGCCCGGTCAGCAGCAGTGTCGCCGGGTCGACCTCGCGGATATACCAGAGGCAGGTCAGCAGCAGCCCGCGCTCCGTGCCCGCGACCATCTCGTCCAGGGACCGGCCCGGGTCGCCGCCGTCCAGGACCAGGTTGCCGATCGCGGGCGCCACCGGCAGCCCGGTCAGTCCGGCGCTGTGCCGGGTGGTCGTCAGCCGGTGCAGCTCGCCGTCCCGGATCCAGTCGGTCGCCGCCACCGGCAGCCCGTTGTCGAACACCGACTGGTCGCCCCCCGAGGAGTGCGCGACCACGAACGGCGCGCTCTCCAGCCCCGGCTCGTGCGGATCACTGCGCAGCGTCAGCGGCAGTGTGCCCAGCCGCTCGCCGACCCGGGTGCCGCCGGGCTTGGAGAACACCGTGCGCCCCTCGACCGCGTCCCGTCCGGACGCCGACCAGTACTGGTAGATCAGCAGGTCCGCGACCGCGGTGGGCGGCAGCAGCGTCTCGTACCGTCCCGCGGGCAGCTCCACCCGGCGCTCCGCCCAGCCCAGCCGTACGGCCAGCTCGGCGTCGAGGGCCGCCGGGTCGACGTCCTTGAAGTCCCGCGTGGCCCGCCCGGCCCACGCCGACCGGGTACGGTCCGGCGACTTGGCGTTCAGCTCCAGCGTCCCGTTCGGCTGGTCGTGCCGCAGCCGGAGCCCCGTCGAGGTGCCCACGTACGTCGACGTCATCTCGTGGTTCGCGAACCCGTACAGCTCCCGGTCGCCCGCACGCGCGCGGGCGAACGCCTCCCCGAGCGCCGGCGCGAAGTTGGCGAACACCGCGGACGAGGTCTCGGCGGGCGCGTCGGTGAAGTCCGGCGCCGCCGCCCCGCCCGTGACCAGCGGCTGCGCGTCCTCGGCCGGACCGGCGTTCCGCGCGGCGGCCTCGGCGGCCCGCACCAGGGGCTCCAGCTCGTCCAGGGTCACCGCCGAGCGCGACACCACCCCGGACGCCGTGCCCTCCCGCCCGTCCACGGTGGCGACGACTGTCAGCGTGCGCCCGCGCGTGACGCCGTTGGTGGTGAGCGTGTTGCCCGCCCAGCGCAGGTTGGCGGTGGACTCCTCGTCGGCGATGACGACGCACCCGTCCGCCCGGGACAGCTCCAGCGCCCGCTCGACGACCTCGTGCGGCTTGCTGCTGCGGACGCTCATCGACCGGCCTCCTGCGTGGTGTTCAGAATGTTGACTCCCTTGAAGAGGGCGGACGGGCAGCCGTGCGAGACGGCCGCGACCTGCCCGGGCTGGGCCTTGCCGCAGTTGAAGGCGCCGCCCAGGACGTACGTCTGCGGGCCGCCGACGGCCGCCATGGACCCCCAGAAGTCGGTGGTCGTCGCCTGGTACGCCACGTCCCGCAGCTGACCGGCGAGCCGCCCGTTCTCGATCCGGAAGAACCGCTGACCGGTGAACTGGAAGTTGTAGCGCTGCATGTCGATGGACCAGGACCGGTCCCCGACGACGTAGATCCCGCGGTCGACGCCCCCGATCAGGTCCTCGGTCGACAGCCCGCCCGGATCCGGCAGCAGCGACACGTTGGCCATGCGCTGCACCGGCACGTGCGCGGGGGAGTCGGCGTAGGCGCACCCGTTGGACCGCTCGAAGCCGGTGAGCCGCGCGATCCGCCGGTCGAGCTGGTAGCCCACCAGCGTGCCGTCCTTCACCAGGTCCCAGGACTGGCCCTCGACGCCCTCGTCGTCGTACCCGACGGTCGCCAGTCCGTGCTCGGCGGTGCGGTCGCCGGTGACGTTCATCAGCTCCGAGCCGTAGCGCAACTTGCCGAGCTGGTCGAAGGTGGCGAAGGAGGTGCCGGCGTAGGCGGCCTCGTAGCCGAGGGCGCGGTCCAGCTCGGTGGCGTGGCCGATGGACTCGTGGATCGTCAGCCACAGGTTCGACGGGTCGACGACCAGGTCGTACAGGCCCGCCTCGACGCTCGGCGCCCGCATCTTCTCGGCGAGCAGCTCCGGAATTTCGGCCAGCTCGGAATCCCAGTCCCAGCCGGTGCCGGTCAGATACTCCCAGCCGCGCCCGGCGGGCGGCGCCAGCGTCCGCATGGAGTCGAACTCGCCGCTGGAGTCGTCCACCGACACGGCGGTGAGCACCGGGTGCAGCCGCACGCGCTGCTGCGTCGTCACGGTCCCGGCGGTGTCGGCGTAGAACTTGTTCTCGTGCACGGTGAGCAGCGAGGCGTCCACGTGGTCGACCCCGTCGGCCGCCAGCAGCCGCGCGCTCCAGTCGGCCAGCAGCGCGGCCTTGTCCGCGTCCGGCACGGAGAAGGGATCGATCTCGTACGCCGAGATCCAGGACTTGTCGGCGTGCACGGGCTCGGCGGCCAGCTCGACCCTCCCCCACTGCCCGAAAGGCGCGGGAGGTGCCCCCACGTCCGACCCGGCCGCCTTGATCACCTGCGCCGACAGCTTCGCCATCGCCACCGCCTGCGAGGCGACCTTGGCGGCGGCGTCCAGGGTCAGGTCCACGCCGGACGCGAAGCCCCACGTGCCGCCGTGCACCACCCGCACCGCGTACCCGAGGTCGGTGGTGTCCGAGGACCCGGCGGGCCTGGCGTCCCTGAGCCGCCAGGACGCGTTGCGCACCCGCTCGAGACGGAAGTCGGCGTGCTCCGCGCCGAGCGCACGCGCCCGGGCGAGGGCGGCGTCGGCGAGGGCGCGTAGGGGGAGTGCCGTGAAGGCTTGGTCGATGCTGTGAGGCACCTGCGTCTCTTTCTGTCGGCGTGACCGGTCGTCTGCCGCGACACCGGGGGCTGCGCCGCATCATGTCGCGTCGGCCGTCCGCCGACCACACCTTTCCCACCGCGCCCGGCACCGGTTCTGTAGGGACCCGACAGACAGCCCCGTAAGCCACTGTGGGTGCCCGAGTCTCTGAGCGAGTCGGGGGACCGATAGATTTTCGAGGAAGCCGCCTGCTGTCGCCGTCCGCCGTACGGGTGACCGGGCGGGTGCGCCAGACCGCTATCGAAAGGGTGATCCGATGAGCCGCTCGGTTCTCGTCACCGGAGGAAACCGGGGCATCGGCCTCGCCATCGCCCGCGCTTTCGCCGACGCCGGCGACAAGGTCGCGATCACGTACCGCTCGGGTGAGCCCCCGGAGGGCTTCCTGGCCGTCAAGTGCGACATCACCGACACCGAGCAGGTGGAGCAGGCCTACAAGGAGATCGAGGAGACGCACGGTCCCGTCGAGGTCCTGATCGCCAACGCCGGCGTCACCAAGGACCAGCTCCTGATGCGCATGTCGGAGGAGGACTTCACCTCCGTCGTCGAAACCAACCTCACCGGCACCTTCCGCGTGGTCAAGCGTGCCAACCGCGCCATGCTGCGCGCCAAGAAGGGCCGCGTCGTCCTCATCTCGTCGGTGGTCGGACTGCTCGGCTCCGCGGGGCAGGCGAACTACGCCGCCTCCAAGGCCGGTCTGGTCGGCTTCGCGCGCTCCCTCGCCCGTGAACTGGGGTCGCGCAACATCACCTTCAACGTCGTCGCGCCGGGCTTCGTCGACACCGACATGACCAAGGTGCTCACCGACGAGCAGCGGGCGAACATCGTGTCGCAGGTGCCGCTGGGGCGGTACGCGCGGCCCGAGGAGATCGCCGCGACGGTGCGGTTCCTCGCCTCGGACGACGCCTCGTACATCACTGGAGCCGTCATTCCCGTTGACGGCGGACTGGGAATGGGTCACTGATCACCATGAGCGGAATTCTCGAGGGCAAGCGCGTCCTGATCACCGGTGTGCTGATGGAGTCCTCCATCGCCTTCCACGCCGCGAAGCTGGCCCAGGAGCAGGGCGCCGAGATCATCCTGACCGCGTTCCCGCGGCCCACGCTGACCGAGCGCATCGCCAAGAAGCTGCCCAAGCCCACCAAGGTCATCGAGCTGGACGTCACCAACGACGAGCACCTCGCCCGGCTCGCCGACGTCGTCGGCGAGGAGCTGGGCGGTCTCGACGGCGTCGTGCACTCCATCGGGTTCGCCCCGCAGGACGCGCTCGGCGGCAACTTCCTGAACACGCCGTTCGAGTCGGTCGCCACGGCCATGCACGTCTCGGCGTACTCCCTGAAGTCGCTGACCATGGCCTGCATGCCGCTGATGCAGAACGGCGGTTCGGTCGTCGGCCTCACCTTCGACGCGCAGTACGCCTGGCCGCAGTACGACTGGATGGGCCCGGCCAAGGCCGCGCTGGAGGCCACCAGCCGCTACATGGCCCGTGACCTGGGCAAGCAGAACATCCGCTGCAACCTGGTCTCGGCGGGCCCGATCGGGTCCATGGCCGCCAAGTCCATCCCCGGGTTCAGCGACCTCGCCGCCGTGTGGGACAGCCGTTCCCCGCTGGAGTGGGACCTGAAGGACCCGGAGCCGGCCGGCCGCGGCATCGTCGCGCTGCTGAGCGACTGGTTCCCGAAGACCACGGGCGAGATCATCCACGTCGACGGCGGTCTGCACGCCATCGGCGCCTGAGTGGACGCCCCGCCCGAGGGCCCGCATCCCGTACGGGGTGCGGGCCCTCGCGTCGTCCCGGCAGGCGTGCAGCCCGGAGCGGCGCGGATCAGTGGTCCGCCGGCGGAGTGAACAGCGCCGGCCGGCACACGAACGGATAGGCCGCCGCCTCCTCGGCCGCCGTCGCCGCGTCGCCCGCGCGGATCGCGTCCACCAGCCGGGCGTGGTCCATGTGCATGGCCGGGGACATGCCCTCGCCCACGTCGCCACGCAGCCAGTCCCGCATCACCTCGCCCAGGTCCGCGTACATCGCCGTCATCACGTTGTTGTGCGAGGCGGCCACGACCGCCAGGTGGAACGTGGCGTCGGCCGACACGAACGCTTCCGCGTCACCCGACTCCCAGGCCTCCTCCCGGCGCAGCAGCAGACCGTCGATCTGCTTGAGGTCCTTCTCCGTGCGCCGCTCGGCGGCCAGGCGCGCGGCGGCGGACTCCAGCGTGGACCGCAGCTCGGCGATGTCCCGGGGGTCGGCGTCGGCGAAGCGGCGCTGCATGACGCCGGCCAGCTCGCTGGTCGCCACGACGTACGTGCCCGACCCCTGGCGGATGTCCAGCAGGCCGTTGTGGGCCAGCGCGCGGACCGCCTCACGGACCGTGTTCCGGGCGACGCCGAGCTGCTCGACCAGCTCGGGCTCGGTGGGGATGCGGGAGCCGACCGGCCACTCGCCCGAGGCGATCTGCTGCCGCAGCGCCGCGATGACCTGCTCGGACAGTGCCGAACGACGGGGATGGCTCAGCGGCATGGCTCACCTGCGCACACGAGGGGACGAGCGAGTGGACAATCAATCATCCCATGATTCTATGATGGGTCTCATGGCTAGTGACGAAACCCGGACGGAGACACGTACCAAGACACGTACGGAAACACGTACGGAGACGCAGACGGGGACAGGCGCGCAGGGGCGTGCCGGGGGCGTTGTGTCCGAGGTACCCGGCGAGGCGTCCGCCACGCGCGCGTGGACGACCTGGACGACCCGTCTGCTCATCCTCGGCATCGTCCTGGCCGCGGTGAACCTGCGCCCCGCCATCACGAGCCTGGGCGCCCTCCTGGAGGAGGTCCGCGACGGGCTCGGCATGAGCGGCAGCATCGCCGGACTGCTCACCTCCGTACCCCCGCTCTGCTTCGCCGTCTTCGGAGTCACCGCTCCCCGGCTGGCCCGCCGCTTCGGACCCGGCGCGGTGGTCTGCGCCGGCATGGTCGCCATCACCGCGGGCCTGCTGATCCGCCCGTACGCCGGCGGCACGGGCGGCTTCCTGGCCGCCACCGCCCTGGCACTGATGGGCATCGCGGTCAGCAACGTCCTGATGCCGGTCATCGTCAAGCGCTACTTCCCCGACCGCGTCGGTTCCATGACCGGCCTCTACTCGATGGCCCTCGCCTTCGGCACCTCCGTCGCCGCGGCGGCGACCGTGCCCCTGACCGACGCGCTGGGCGGTCACTGGCAGCCCGGCCTCGCCGTCTGGGCCGTCCTGCCCGCGCTGGCCGTGCTGCCGTGGATCCCCTTCGTGCGGA includes:
- a CDS encoding FadR/GntR family transcriptional regulator, yielding MPLSHPRRSALSEQVIAALRQQIASGEWPVGSRIPTEPELVEQLGVARNTVREAVRALAHNGLLDIRQGSGTYVVATSELAGVMQRRFADADPRDIAELRSTLESAAARLAAERRTEKDLKQIDGLLLRREEAWESGDAEAFVSADATFHLAVVAASHNNVMTAMYADLGEVMRDWLRGDVGEGMSPAMHMDHARLVDAIRAGDAATAAEEAAAYPFVCRPALFTPPADH
- a CDS encoding TldD/PmbA family protein; translated protein: MPHSIDQAFTALPLRALADAALARARALGAEHADFRLERVRNASWRLRDARPAGSSDTTDLGYAVRVVHGGTWGFASGVDLTLDAAAKVASQAVAMAKLSAQVIKAAGSDVGAPPAPFGQWGRVELAAEPVHADKSWISAYEIDPFSVPDADKAALLADWSARLLAADGVDHVDASLLTVHENKFYADTAGTVTTQQRVRLHPVLTAVSVDDSSGEFDSMRTLAPPAGRGWEYLTGTGWDWDSELAEIPELLAEKMRAPSVEAGLYDLVVDPSNLWLTIHESIGHATELDRALGYEAAYAGTSFATFDQLGKLRYGSELMNVTGDRTAEHGLATVGYDDEGVEGQSWDLVKDGTLVGYQLDRRIARLTGFERSNGCAYADSPAHVPVQRMANVSLLPDPGGLSTEDLIGGVDRGIYVVGDRSWSIDMQRYNFQFTGQRFFRIENGRLAGQLRDVAYQATTTDFWGSMAAVGGPQTYVLGGAFNCGKAQPGQVAAVSHGCPSALFKGVNILNTTQEAGR
- a CDS encoding metallopeptidase TldD-related protein, with translation MSVRSSKPHEVVERALELSRADGCVVIADEESTANLRWAGNTLTTNGVTRGRTLTVVATVDGREGTASGVVSRSAVTLDELEPLVRAAEAAARNAGPAEDAQPLVTGGAAAPDFTDAPAETSSAVFANFAPALGEAFARARAGDRELYGFANHEMTSTYVGTSTGLRLRHDQPNGTLELNAKSPDRTRSAWAGRATRDFKDVDPAALDAELAVRLGWAERRVELPAGRYETLLPPTAVADLLIYQYWSASGRDAVEGRTVFSKPGGTRVGERLGTLPLTLRSDPHEPGLESAPFVVAHSSGGDQSVFDNGLPVAATDWIRDGELHRLTTTRHSAGLTGLPVAPAIGNLVLDGGDPGRSLDEMVAGTERGLLLTCLWYIREVDPATLLLTGLTRDGVYLVEHGEVVGEVNNFRFNESPVGLLGRASEAGRTEKTLPREWGDWFTRTAMPALRVPDFNMSSVSQGV
- the fabG gene encoding 3-oxoacyl-[acyl-carrier-protein] reductase; this encodes MSRSVLVTGGNRGIGLAIARAFADAGDKVAITYRSGEPPEGFLAVKCDITDTEQVEQAYKEIEETHGPVEVLIANAGVTKDQLLMRMSEEDFTSVVETNLTGTFRVVKRANRAMLRAKKGRVVLISSVVGLLGSAGQANYAASKAGLVGFARSLARELGSRNITFNVVAPGFVDTDMTKVLTDEQRANIVSQVPLGRYARPEEIAATVRFLASDDASYITGAVIPVDGGLGMGH
- a CDS encoding GlsB/YeaQ/YmgE family stress response membrane protein, producing MGWLWAIIVGFVLGLIAKAIIPGKQHMPLWLTTICGMIGAIIGNAIARAAGVEATAGIDWWRHLFQLVAAIIVVGLGDAAYASVRGNRRRERA
- the fabI gene encoding enoyl-ACP reductase FabI — encoded protein: MSGILEGKRVLITGVLMESSIAFHAAKLAQEQGAEIILTAFPRPTLTERIAKKLPKPTKVIELDVTNDEHLARLADVVGEELGGLDGVVHSIGFAPQDALGGNFLNTPFESVATAMHVSAYSLKSLTMACMPLMQNGGSVVGLTFDAQYAWPQYDWMGPAKAALEATSRYMARDLGKQNIRCNLVSAGPIGSMAAKSIPGFSDLAAVWDSRSPLEWDLKDPEPAGRGIVALLSDWFPKTTGEIIHVDGGLHAIGA
- the tyrS gene encoding tyrosine--tRNA ligase: MTDIVDELKWRGLFAQSTDEDALRKALADGPVTFYCGFDPTAPSLHVGHLVQVLTVRRLQQAGHRPLALVGGATGQIGDPRPTAERTLNSPETVAGWVERLRGQIEPFLSFEGENAAVMVNNLDWTEGLSAIEFLRDIGKHFRVNKMLTKDSVARRLESSEGISYTEFSYQLLQAMDFLQLYRRYGCTMQQGGSDQWGNLTAGLDLLHRLEPDASVHAYATPLMTKADGTKFGKTEGGAVWLDPEMTTPYAFYQFWLNVDDRDISTYMRILSFRSRAELEELERQTEERPQARAAQRALAEELTTLVHGAGQTAAVIAASKALFGQGELAELDEATLAAALSELPHVRVAEPAPVVDLFAEVGLVASKSAARRTVKEGGAYVNNAKVTGEDAVPAKEDLLHGRWLVLRRGKKNLAAVEITGA